The nucleotide sequence AGGTTGAATTGTTGAGAAATATTAAAGCAATTATATTGTTTTTATTTTCTTTGAGATACATAGAAGAAAAAAAAATTATTCCATTTTTACTTTTAAATTTAATAGGAATTTATTTTCATACAAGTGCAATTATATTTTTGCCTATGTATTTTATTTTAAATTATAAATATAAAGACAAAGTAATATTAGGTTTATTTCTATTAGGAAGTATTTATTATTTGTTGGATTTAAAAATATTTTTATCAGTATTTAATTTGAATTTATACTTTTTACCAAAGATTTTAAATGATAAAATTTTAAGTTATAATCAAGTTATACCAAAGGATCTAATAAGAGGATTTAATTCATTTTATATAGAAAGATTAGTTATATTTATATTGGCGTATAAATATGAAAATAATTTAATTTTAAAAAATAGTGCATACATTTGGATTGGTATTTTTTTATTTACATCAGAATTATCAATAGTTTCTTTAAGAATAGGAATTTTATTTGTATATTCTTCATGGTTAATATTAACAAGAGGTATAGAAAAAGTTCATAGAAAAGATATTTTATTGATAATTATTTTTATTTTATGTTTGGGTAGAATATATAAAAGCCTTACATTTCCTGGTAATATAATAAATTATAAATATGAAAATATATT is from Candidatus Cetobacterium colombiensis and encodes:
- a CDS encoding EpsG family protein: MIFIFIAFILLLLGIYDVFGDNKELKEKILKMIVLFLIFFLGTRGFLGWDWYFYYPSFMEGTYVYEKGYMLYTQLIRSIFKNYIFYQILTTTIDFIALYYIFKKYCKYPILAFAIFFSIQGLHIEVELLRNIKAIILFLFSLRYIEEKKIIPFLLLNLIGIYFHTSAIIFLPMYFILNYKYKDKVILGLFLLGSIYYLLDLKIFLSVFNLNLYFLPKILNDKILSYNQVIPKDLIRGFNSFYIERLVIFILAYKYENNLILKNSAYIWIGIFLFTSELSIVSLRIGILFVYSSWLILTRGIEKVHRKDILLIIIFILCLGRIYKSLTFPGNIINYKYENIFFNKLDYERREKELIEGKKFLKDSHGKELLIQY